One Pirellulales bacterium genomic region harbors:
- a CDS encoding ACP S-malonyltransferase, producing MADIPKERLNFKDRLSTAAFAFRGYNVTNHGRSLELLNHPAYGPIVERHLREAGEVASDATHEHLDLIATVRNQGESTLETFAADISVIVAVELAQLEILREFFGIDWVKGKLAFGYSLGEVAALIGCGVYEMRHIVPAPVAMARECAELGRDVTMGVVFSRGPELDVDAVRRLCLEINAEGEGVIAISSYLSPNTVLVLGQGTTVERFQRRMHELMPKQVHLRKNSHRWPPLHTPILWEKRLVNRAAFDMHTMPGGFIKPPIPIVSLVTGKVSYNDYNSREILNRWIDHPQRLWDAVCETLSSGVETVVHVGPEPNLILATFKRLSDNVEVQLKGRSLNSFGLRAMSRVARRPWLTKMLSSRAALLRAPFIEHIVLEDWLLEQQVP from the coding sequence ATGGCTGATATCCCCAAAGAACGACTCAATTTCAAGGATCGGTTGTCGACCGCCGCTTTTGCCTTCCGTGGCTACAACGTGACCAATCACGGGCGCAGCCTCGAGCTGCTGAACCACCCGGCCTACGGTCCGATCGTCGAGCGACATCTGCGCGAAGCGGGCGAGGTGGCCTCGGACGCGACGCACGAGCACCTCGATCTCATCGCCACGGTGCGCAACCAGGGCGAGAGCACGCTCGAAACCTTTGCGGCCGATATCTCAGTCATCGTGGCGGTGGAGCTCGCCCAGCTCGAGATCCTGCGCGAGTTCTTCGGCATCGACTGGGTCAAGGGCAAGCTGGCGTTCGGCTACAGCCTGGGGGAAGTGGCCGCCCTCATCGGCTGTGGCGTGTACGAGATGCGGCACATCGTGCCGGCTCCCGTGGCTATGGCCCGCGAATGCGCCGAACTGGGGCGCGACGTGACGATGGGAGTTGTCTTCTCGCGCGGGCCGGAGCTCGATGTCGACGCCGTGCGCCGCTTGTGCCTCGAGATCAACGCCGAGGGAGAAGGGGTGATCGCCATCTCCTCCTACCTGTCTCCCAACACGGTGCTTGTGCTAGGGCAGGGGACCACGGTCGAGCGATTCCAACGCCGCATGCACGAGCTGATGCCCAAGCAGGTTCACCTGCGCAAGAACAGCCATCGTTGGCCGCCGCTGCATACGCCGATCCTGTGGGAAAAGCGCTTGGTGAATCGCGCGGCGTTCGACATGCACACGATGCCCGGCGGGTTCATCAAGCCCCCCATCCCGATCGTCTCGCTCGTCACCGGCAAGGTGAGCTACAACGACTACAACAGCCGCGAGATATTGAACCGCTGGATCGACCACCCGCAACGGCTCTGGGACGCGGTGTGCGAAACGCTCTCCTCCGGCGTGGAGACGGTCGTCCACGTCGGCCCCGAGCCGAACCTGATCCTGGCGACCTTTAAGCGTCTGAGCGACAACGTCGAGGTGCAATTGAAGGGGCGCTCGCTGAACAGTTTTGGCCTGCGGGCCATGTCGCGCGTCGCCCGCCGCCCCTGGCTCACTAAAATGCTCTCGTCCCGGGCAGCCCTGCTGCGAGCCCCCTTCATCGAGCACATCGTGTTGGAAGACTGGCTGCTCGAGCAACAGGTGCCGTAG
- a CDS encoding helix-turn-helix transcriptional regulator, with amino-acid sequence MSIIDLSNDALLAELGDRLRRARLNKNLTQGDLARQAGIARRTLQKAEEGDSPTLETVIAILRALGELAQLDLFLPPPPPSPLELAKQRGSLRQRATSPKKAKPPTKTWRWKN; translated from the coding sequence ATGAGTATCATCGATCTGAGCAACGACGCCCTCCTCGCCGAACTGGGCGACCGGCTGCGCCGTGCCCGCCTCAACAAAAACCTGACCCAAGGGGACCTGGCGCGTCAGGCGGGCATTGCCCGTCGCACGCTGCAAAAGGCCGAGGAAGGGGATTCGCCCACGCTCGAAACCGTCATCGCCATCTTGCGCGCCCTGGGCGAGTTGGCCCAGCTCGACCTGTTTCTGCCGCCTCCGCCTCCAAGCCCACTCGAGTTGGCCAAACAACGGGGCTCGCTACGGCAACGGGCTACGAGCCCGAAGAAGGCAAAGCCCCCCACGAAAACCTGGCGCTGGAAGAACTGA
- a CDS encoding type II toxin-antitoxin system HipA family toxin, with translation MPVDVATVQLWGNEIGAVSWNSERELAAFEYARDFRDSGIELAPRTMPLGPTIYSFPALAKPSFHGLPGILADCLPDKFGSLLIDEWLVRQGRSPGSFNPVERLCYLGSRGLGALEFRPAIRGGLSKSVPVDVAELVELASQVLTQKKRWKTKLRESPRDQDALADILRVGTSAGGARAKAVIAWNEATGQVRSGQVTAPAGFTYWLLKFDGVSENRDKEVNDPRGYGQIEYAYYLMALEAGLAMSRCRLLSENGRHHFMTQRFDRTDDGQKLFMQSLCALGHYDFNQAGAYSYEQALQMAVDLQLSVDVREQLLRRAVFNIFARNQDDHTKNIAFLMDKRGVWHLAPAFDVVYSYNPAGHWTNQHQMTLNGKRDGFTQDDFRTAAKRFRLFRGKRLDTMLREVDAAIERWPTFAQEAGVAAQRTRRIGENHRRLASM, from the coding sequence ATGCCCGTCGACGTGGCCACGGTCCAGCTTTGGGGGAACGAGATCGGCGCTGTCTCTTGGAACAGCGAACGCGAGCTTGCCGCTTTCGAATACGCGCGCGATTTTCGCGACAGCGGCATCGAGCTCGCCCCGCGAACGATGCCCCTCGGCCCCACGATCTATTCCTTCCCCGCGCTGGCCAAACCATCCTTTCACGGCTTGCCCGGCATACTGGCCGACTGCCTGCCCGACAAGTTCGGCAGCTTGCTGATCGACGAATGGCTGGTGCGTCAGGGGCGCTCGCCCGGCAGTTTTAATCCCGTCGAACGACTCTGCTATCTCGGCTCGCGCGGCCTGGGCGCCTTGGAATTCCGGCCGGCGATCCGCGGTGGGCTTTCGAAGTCCGTTCCCGTCGACGTGGCCGAACTGGTCGAGCTCGCCTCGCAGGTGCTCACTCAGAAGAAGCGGTGGAAGACGAAGCTCCGCGAAAGCCCACGCGACCAGGACGCCTTGGCCGACATTCTTCGCGTCGGCACGTCGGCCGGCGGCGCGCGGGCCAAGGCGGTCATCGCCTGGAACGAGGCCACCGGCCAGGTGCGCTCGGGACAGGTCACCGCCCCCGCGGGCTTCACCTATTGGCTCCTCAAGTTCGATGGCGTCTCCGAGAATCGAGACAAGGAGGTCAACGATCCGCGAGGATACGGACAGATCGAGTATGCCTACTACTTGATGGCCCTCGAGGCGGGCCTCGCGATGTCGCGCTGCCGCCTGCTGTCGGAAAATGGCCGCCACCACTTCATGACGCAGCGTTTCGACCGGACCGACGACGGGCAGAAGCTGTTCATGCAGTCGCTGTGCGCCCTGGGGCACTACGATTTCAATCAGGCGGGCGCCTACAGCTACGAACAGGCCTTACAAATGGCCGTTGATCTGCAGCTCTCCGTGGATGTGCGCGAGCAACTTTTACGTCGTGCCGTGTTCAATATTTTCGCCCGGAACCAGGACGACCACACCAAGAACATCGCCTTCCTAATGGACAAGCGAGGTGTCTGGCACCTGGCGCCGGCGTTCGACGTCGTCTATAGCTACAATCCGGCCGGCCACTGGACCAACCAGCATCAAATGACGCTGAACGGCAAGCGCGATGGCTTTACCCAGGATGATTTTCGCACGGCCGCCAAACGCTTCCGGCTGTTTCGCGGCAAGCGGCTCGACACGATGCTACGAGAAGTGGACGCCGCCATCGAACGCTGGCCGACCTTCGCCCAAGAGGCGGGCGTTGCAGCGCAGCGTACCCGACGAATCGGCGAGAATCACCGACGACTCGCGTCGATGTAG
- a CDS encoding D-alanine--D-alanine ligase, translating into MKKRRVLVLMHEDLVPPDSIEGVTDEEMAPWKTEYDVVAGLTNLGHDVRPLGVRTDLGVILEAIESWNPHVAFNLLEEFHGVAVYDMHVVSYLELLQRAYTGCNPRGLMLAHDKALSKKILTYHRIAVPDFAVFPKGKAVRRPRGLEFPLLVKSSTEDASLGISQASVVHSDDKLVDRVAFIHEQLGTDALVEQYIEGRELYVGVIGNRRLQTFNTWEMLFNKMPEGLARIASAKVKWDFKYQAKYGITTDRARDLPEGLEAALEKLSKRIYRTLEMSGYARMDFRLREDGKIFVLEANPNPNLAYGEDFAESAETSGVNYEELLQRILNLGLSYQAEWQME; encoded by the coding sequence ATGAAAAAACGACGCGTGCTGGTGTTGATGCACGAGGACCTCGTCCCGCCCGACAGTATCGAGGGGGTGACCGACGAGGAAATGGCCCCGTGGAAAACGGAGTACGACGTCGTCGCGGGACTGACGAATCTCGGTCACGACGTCCGTCCCCTGGGGGTGCGCACCGACCTGGGGGTGATCCTCGAAGCCATCGAGTCGTGGAATCCCCACGTCGCCTTCAACCTGCTCGAGGAGTTCCACGGCGTAGCCGTCTACGACATGCACGTCGTGAGCTACCTGGAGTTGTTGCAGCGCGCCTACACGGGTTGCAACCCGCGGGGGCTGATGCTGGCGCACGACAAGGCGCTGTCGAAGAAGATTCTGACCTATCACCGCATTGCGGTGCCCGACTTCGCGGTCTTTCCGAAAGGGAAGGCCGTGCGACGTCCGCGGGGGCTCGAGTTCCCGCTGCTGGTGAAGTCCTCGACGGAAGACGCCTCGCTGGGCATTTCGCAGGCCTCGGTCGTCCATAGCGACGACAAGCTGGTGGATCGCGTCGCGTTTATCCACGAGCAACTCGGCACCGATGCGCTGGTCGAGCAGTACATCGAAGGCCGCGAACTGTACGTGGGCGTGATCGGCAATCGCCGGCTGCAGACGTTCAATACCTGGGAGATGCTGTTCAACAAGATGCCCGAGGGGTTGGCCCGTATCGCCAGCGCCAAGGTGAAGTGGGACTTCAAGTACCAGGCGAAGTACGGCATCACGACCGACCGCGCACGCGACTTGCCCGAGGGGCTGGAGGCGGCGCTCGAGAAGCTCAGCAAGCGCATCTACCGCACGCTGGAGATGAGCGGCTACGCTCGCATGGACTTTCGTCTGCGCGAAGATGGCAAGATCTTCGTGCTCGAGGCGAACCCCAATCCGAACCTGGCCTACGGCGAAGATTTCGCCGAATCGGCCGAAACGTCGGGGGTGAACTACGAAGAGCTGCTGCAGCGCATCTTGAACCTGGGGCTGAGCTACCAGGCCGAGTGGCAGATGGAATGA
- a CDS encoding putative zinc-binding metallopeptidase, whose translation MPRRRRSTVNGRRARRRSDPAWVELSNEELLDLRLCDLGLKIEGTIIEPRIERLYSELAARGLEFRPHFWLSEEWFTPDGVPGIAVPFYLAHPRLMKLERRQMLEVEGGTREWCLRILRHEAGHAIDNAYRLHRRRAWQETFGRSSEPYPEFYNPKPYSKKFVLHLDSWYAQSHPAEDFAETFAVWLKPDSRWRKRYAGWPALKKLEYVDTLMAEIADSAPPVRSRAHIEPISQIKKTLREHYEAKRARYGTDYPVFYERDLRQLFSDSPKHARNESAAAFLRRIRPEIRKRCAQWTGTHEYTIDQVLQEMIARCRQLRLRLDRSERQAKQDATVLLTVQTMNYLHGGHHRLVL comes from the coding sequence GTGCCTCGACGACGGCGTTCGACGGTCAATGGGCGCCGCGCCCGGCGACGCAGCGACCCTGCTTGGGTCGAGTTGTCGAACGAAGAACTGCTCGATCTGCGCCTGTGCGATCTCGGGTTGAAGATCGAAGGCACGATCATTGAGCCGCGCATCGAGCGACTCTACAGCGAGTTGGCGGCGCGCGGTCTCGAATTCCGCCCGCACTTCTGGTTGTCGGAAGAGTGGTTCACGCCCGACGGCGTGCCCGGCATTGCCGTGCCCTTCTACCTGGCGCATCCGCGTTTGATGAAGCTCGAGCGCCGGCAGATGCTCGAAGTCGAGGGAGGCACGCGCGAATGGTGTCTGCGCATTCTGCGTCACGAAGCGGGGCACGCAATCGACAACGCCTACCGCTTGCATCGCCGGCGCGCCTGGCAAGAGACGTTCGGACGCTCGTCGGAACCGTATCCCGAGTTTTATAATCCGAAGCCCTACAGCAAGAAGTTCGTCTTGCACCTCGACTCGTGGTACGCACAAAGCCATCCGGCAGAAGATTTTGCCGAAACGTTCGCCGTGTGGCTCAAACCGGACTCGCGCTGGCGAAAACGTTACGCGGGCTGGCCGGCGCTCAAGAAACTAGAGTATGTTGATACGCTCATGGCGGAGATCGCCGACAGCGCGCCCCCGGTTCGGTCGCGGGCGCACATCGAACCGATCTCGCAGATCAAGAAGACCCTACGCGAACATTACGAAGCCAAGCGCGCCCGCTACGGCACCGATTACCCGGTATTCTACGAGCGCGACCTGCGGCAATTGTTCTCCGACTCGCCCAAGCATGCCCGCAACGAATCGGCGGCGGCGTTCTTGCGGCGGATTCGGCCCGAGATTCGCAAGCGTTGTGCGCAATGGACAGGTACGCACGAATACACGATCGACCAGGTGTTGCAGGAGATGATCGCGCGTTGCCGGCAGTTGCGGCTACGGCTTGATCGCTCTGAACGGCAGGCCAAGCAGGACGCCACGGTGCTGTTGACCGTGCAGACGATGAACTATCTGCACGGGGGCCACCACAGGTTGGTGCTATGA
- a CDS encoding class II glutamine amidotransferase has product MCRFFGFRATEPTEISCSLVKSPHALLAQSRVDRRGETHPDGWGVGYYAGATPEIIRSPAPAYDDAQYLAAAERICSPTVLAHVRQASVGGASLENTHPFTYGRWVFAHNGTARPFDEVEPLLVAETDPRYASLRLGTTDSEAIFVWLLSRMLRAGLDPASPATDVPRTVQLVADATRQLASWCAEAPPENAARLNLMLTDGDLLIVTRWNHTLSWLQRDGVRDAEACGAAPARRTGDDYRAVIVASEPLTDEAWQEVPDRSIVWIDGDVRAELQPL; this is encoded by the coding sequence ATGTGCCGTTTCTTTGGATTTCGAGCTACCGAACCGACCGAAATCTCATGCTCGCTCGTGAAATCTCCCCACGCCCTGTTGGCCCAAAGCCGGGTCGACCGCCGTGGCGAGACGCATCCCGACGGTTGGGGAGTAGGGTATTACGCGGGAGCGACTCCCGAGATTATTCGTAGTCCGGCGCCCGCCTACGACGACGCGCAGTACCTGGCCGCCGCCGAGCGGATCTGCTCGCCGACGGTGCTGGCCCACGTGCGGCAGGCGTCGGTCGGGGGAGCCTCGCTCGAGAATACCCACCCGTTTACTTATGGCCGTTGGGTGTTCGCCCACAACGGCACGGCACGTCCCTTCGACGAGGTCGAACCGCTGCTCGTGGCCGAGACCGACCCGCGTTATGCGAGTCTTCGCCTCGGCACGACCGACAGCGAGGCGATTTTCGTCTGGCTGCTGAGTCGCATGCTGCGCGCGGGGCTCGATCCCGCCTCGCCAGCGACCGACGTTCCCCGCACGGTGCAGCTTGTGGCGGATGCCACGCGGCAGTTGGCAAGCTGGTGTGCCGAGGCGCCGCCGGAGAATGCCGCGCGGTTGAACCTCATGCTTACCGACGGCGACTTGCTGATCGTCACACGCTGGAATCACACGTTGAGTTGGCTCCAACGCGACGGCGTACGCGATGCCGAGGCGTGCGGCGCCGCGCCGGCGCGGCGGACCGGCGACGATTATCGGGCGGTGATCGTTGCCTCCGAGCCGCTGACTGACGAGGCCTGGCAGGAAGTGCCCGATCGCAGCATCGTTTGGATCGACGGCGATGTGCGAGCCGAGTTGCAGCCGCTGTAG
- a CDS encoding SRPBCC family protein: MKDRIQIAARPDQVWPYVADPELMAGWNPKIVGVDREARGLLTIGERFWITYRMTRQSERFRVTVVELAVPSRLVLRHEGDPARPDRFVLEEYRLDEVQGGTTRVKQQLHLRNAGLPLWLRPLLWLLHTFGRPTDKRYLEELRDLVESEINGRKSGKQAIGVARLCSAE; encoded by the coding sequence ATGAAAGATCGCATTCAGATCGCAGCCCGCCCCGACCAGGTCTGGCCCTACGTGGCCGATCCCGAATTGATGGCGGGCTGGAATCCGAAGATCGTCGGCGTCGATCGCGAAGCGCGCGGTCTCCTCACGATCGGCGAGCGATTCTGGATCACCTACCGCATGACGCGCCAGAGCGAGAGGTTTCGAGTCACCGTGGTCGAGCTTGCCGTGCCCTCGCGTCTAGTGCTGCGCCACGAGGGCGATCCCGCTCGGCCCGACCGCTTCGTGCTCGAGGAATACCGCCTCGACGAGGTCCAGGGAGGAACGACGCGAGTCAAGCAGCAGCTCCACCTGCGAAACGCCGGTCTGCCGCTGTGGCTGCGTCCCTTGCTCTGGTTGCTCCACACCTTTGGCCGCCCCACCGACAAACGCTATCTGGAAGAACTTCGCGACCTGGTCGAGTCGGAGATCAACGGCCGTAAGTCGGGCAAGCAAGCGATCGGCGTCGCCCGCCTCTGCTCGGCCGAGTGA
- a CDS encoding acyl-CoA thioesterase, with the protein MHEEFRLVPAGGIEIEQQIRWGDLDALGHVNNTVYFQFCESARIAYFTAIGIERFKTRPTDGPGMVSGSLNFRRQLHYPGRVTVTARATRIGEKSYTLSYVIRDAASGEVAADGESACVWVDYAASKAMPLPAEMVARIREIEQMPQG; encoded by the coding sequence ATGCACGAAGAATTCCGGCTGGTGCCTGCGGGCGGCATCGAGATCGAACAGCAGATTCGCTGGGGGGATCTCGACGCGCTCGGGCACGTGAATAACACCGTCTATTTTCAGTTCTGCGAATCGGCACGCATTGCCTACTTCACGGCGATCGGGATTGAGCGGTTCAAGACTCGCCCCACCGACGGGCCGGGCATGGTCAGCGGCTCGCTCAACTTCCGCCGGCAGTTGCACTACCCCGGTCGCGTCACCGTCACGGCGCGCGCCACGCGGATCGGCGAGAAGTCGTACACGCTGTCGTACGTGATTCGCGACGCCGCATCGGGCGAGGTGGCCGCCGATGGGGAATCGGCGTGCGTCTGGGTCGACTACGCGGCGAGCAAGGCGATGCCTCTGCCGGCCGAGATGGTGGCGCGCATTCGCGAGATCGAGCAGATGCCCCAGGGATGA
- a CDS encoding thioredoxin fold domain-containing protein produces MRRSWAGVGLFFCLLLSSSTAAAGGIAWQSDVAEAWGEAVEQQRPLLIFVTRDHCKFCLKMKKSTLVDAQVVEHVEEGFVPLMIDASAEEKLVRELKITAYPTTLIVAPDKTIVERIKGHVTPSELEKRLAEAERRLRGLERREIASSRRTANKTR; encoded by the coding sequence ATGCGCCGCAGTTGGGCCGGGGTCGGGTTGTTTTTTTGCCTGCTGCTGAGCAGTTCGACGGCCGCGGCCGGGGGCATTGCCTGGCAGTCGGATGTGGCGGAGGCCTGGGGCGAAGCGGTCGAGCAGCAACGACCGCTGTTGATCTTCGTCACGCGCGACCACTGCAAGTTCTGCCTGAAGATGAAGAAGTCGACGCTGGTCGACGCGCAGGTGGTCGAGCACGTCGAAGAGGGGTTCGTGCCCCTGATGATCGATGCCTCGGCCGAGGAGAAGCTCGTCCGCGAGCTCAAGATCACCGCTTACCCGACGACGCTGATCGTGGCGCCCGACAAAACGATCGTCGAGCGCATCAAGGGGCACGTCACGCCCTCCGAGTTGGAAAAGCGACTGGCCGAGGCCGAGCGACGCCTGCGCGGCCTCGAGCGTCGCGAGATTGCCAGCAGCCGGCGCACGGCGAACAAGACGCGGTAG
- the glgX gene encoding glycogen debranching protein GlgX translates to MPLAHPALQFNHPLPYGPLLHDGGVQFVVFSRSATAMRVLLYDHVDDREPVDIIQFDPQTDRWGDIWSVFVPGIGAGQLYHLQADGPFDPDRGHRFDGRARLIDPYARALAGEFLPADDRVIRPPKCVVVDESFDWQGDRHLRRSLSETIIYEMHVRGFTASPSSEVDQPGTYLGVIDKIPYLKSLGVTAVELMPVHEFPIYNCWGHQDDRPNYWGYDPMAFFSPHRGYAASKTPGAQVNEFKQMVRALHQAGIEVILDVVYNHTAEGNELGPTLSFKGLENRVYYMLENGGGRYRNFSGCGNTVNGNHPIVREMIFHSLRHWVLNYHIDGFRFDLASILNRNRSGELVPNPPLVEAIAEDPLLADTKIIAEAWDAAGAYQVGSFSNMRWAEWNGHYRDDLRRFWRGDSHMVGALATRLAGSSDLYEKSGRRPYHSINFITSHDGFPLNDLVSYAVKHNEANGEGNRDGDNNNHSDNYGFEGPTQRKGVEQVRARQIRNMLASLLLSNGVPMLLFGDECRRTQRGNNNAYCQDNEISWFDWSLIGANADLVRFVQILIEFRKNQPSLRSTRFLRGEPRGPGALPDVGWYSPNGNYIDWDCVGHSLACLLGAPRPEAGRRSGNDILIFFHGGRMPQDFVFPKLAFNLNWRLFIDTAAESPKDVYPGIDGPEAPASGRITLSDRSLVCYVAT, encoded by the coding sequence ATGCCCCTGGCGCACCCAGCCCTGCAATTCAATCATCCGCTGCCCTATGGGCCGCTCTTGCACGATGGTGGAGTGCAGTTCGTCGTCTTCAGCCGTTCGGCCACGGCGATGCGGGTGCTGCTCTACGATCACGTCGACGACCGCGAGCCGGTCGACATCATTCAGTTCGATCCCCAGACCGATCGTTGGGGAGATATCTGGAGCGTGTTCGTCCCAGGCATCGGCGCCGGCCAACTCTATCACCTGCAAGCCGACGGGCCGTTCGATCCCGATCGCGGGCACCGCTTCGACGGGCGCGCGCGTTTGATTGATCCCTACGCACGCGCGCTCGCCGGCGAATTTCTGCCGGCCGACGATCGTGTGATTCGACCGCCCAAGTGCGTCGTGGTTGATGAATCGTTCGACTGGCAGGGAGATCGCCACCTGCGACGCAGCCTTTCGGAGACGATCATCTACGAGATGCACGTGCGCGGTTTTACGGCCTCGCCGTCGAGCGAAGTCGATCAGCCGGGCACGTACCTGGGCGTGATCGACAAGATTCCGTACCTCAAGTCGCTCGGCGTCACGGCGGTCGAATTGATGCCGGTACACGAGTTTCCGATCTACAACTGCTGGGGTCATCAGGACGATCGTCCCAACTACTGGGGCTACGACCCGATGGCCTTCTTCTCGCCGCACCGTGGGTACGCGGCGAGCAAGACGCCCGGCGCGCAGGTCAACGAGTTCAAGCAGATGGTGCGAGCGTTGCACCAGGCCGGCATCGAGGTGATTCTCGATGTCGTCTACAACCACACGGCCGAAGGCAACGAACTCGGCCCGACGCTGTCGTTCAAGGGGCTCGAAAACCGCGTCTACTACATGCTCGAGAACGGCGGCGGTCGTTACCGCAATTTCTCGGGCTGCGGCAACACGGTGAACGGCAATCACCCGATCGTCCGCGAGATGATCTTCCACAGCCTCCGCCACTGGGTGCTGAACTATCACATCGACGGGTTCCGCTTCGACCTGGCTTCGATCTTGAATCGCAATCGCAGCGGCGAGCTGGTGCCGAATCCCCCGCTCGTCGAGGCGATTGCCGAAGATCCGCTGCTCGCCGATACGAAGATCATCGCCGAGGCGTGGGATGCGGCCGGGGCCTACCAGGTCGGTTCCTTCTCGAACATGCGTTGGGCCGAGTGGAATGGCCATTACCGCGACGATCTGCGCCGTTTCTGGCGCGGCGACTCGCACATGGTGGGGGCCCTGGCCACACGTCTGGCGGGCTCGAGCGATTTGTACGAAAAGAGCGGTCGCCGCCCCTACCACAGCATCAACTTCATCACGTCGCACGACGGTTTTCCGCTGAACGACCTGGTGAGCTACGCCGTCAAGCACAACGAGGCCAACGGCGAAGGCAATCGCGACGGCGACAACAACAATCACAGCGACAACTACGGTTTCGAAGGCCCCACGCAACGCAAGGGGGTCGAGCAGGTTCGTGCCCGGCAGATTCGCAACATGCTGGCCTCGCTGCTGCTGAGCAACGGCGTGCCGATGCTGCTGTTTGGCGACGAGTGTCGCCGCACGCAGCGTGGCAACAATAACGCGTACTGCCAGGACAATGAAATCTCGTGGTTCGATTGGAGCCTGATCGGGGCGAACGCCGATCTCGTCCGCTTCGTGCAGATATTGATCGAGTTCCGCAAGAATCAGCCGTCGCTTCGCAGCACGCGCTTCCTGCGTGGCGAGCCGCGCGGTCCGGGAGCCCTGCCCGACGTCGGCTGGTACAGCCCCAACGGCAACTACATCGACTGGGACTGTGTCGGCCATAGCCTGGCATGTCTGCTGGGGGCGCCTCGCCCCGAAGCCGGCCGCCGTTCGGGGAACGATATTCTGATCTTCTTCCACGGCGGACGCATGCCGCAGGATTTCGTCTTCCCGAAGCTGGCCTTCAACTTGAACTGGCGTCTGTTCATCGACACGGCGGCAGAATCGCCCAAAGATGTCTATCCCGGCATCGATGGCCCCGAGGCTCCCGCCAGCGGACGCATTACGCTCAGCGATCGCTCGCTCGTCTGCTACGTAGCGACTTGA
- a CDS encoding cytochrome c, with protein MKSVSMRVGAVVATMLVLGAAGAVVWAADPPAAPATSTYAPAEDLIAQVNASIKDLEEALSSADDFEVKQTRVKREANTLAALGLVLAWHDTDHPLKNVAPALVPAAQKLAAAKSLDEAQPALAGVQSVLAGSSEKSDPPAWGKVASLGALMKQVTFVNSRLRRNVTGSRFAMQANDTARYAALLAAIAQATQYDTHEVKDEAQLPQWYDYSIAMRDSAGRINAAAKAGDQDAAKAALGDLDKSCSGCHKTFRVEGQ; from the coding sequence GTGAAATCGGTGTCGATGCGAGTTGGCGCGGTCGTGGCCACGATGTTGGTGCTTGGCGCGGCTGGGGCCGTGGTGTGGGCGGCCGATCCTCCGGCGGCTCCGGCAACTTCGACCTATGCCCCGGCCGAGGACTTGATCGCGCAGGTGAACGCCTCGATCAAAGATCTCGAAGAAGCCCTAAGCTCGGCCGACGACTTTGAAGTCAAGCAGACGCGCGTCAAGCGAGAGGCGAACACGCTGGCTGCCCTGGGACTGGTGCTGGCCTGGCACGACACCGATCACCCGCTCAAGAACGTGGCGCCGGCGCTCGTGCCCGCGGCGCAGAAGCTGGCCGCCGCCAAGTCGCTCGACGAGGCGCAGCCTGCCCTAGCGGGGGTGCAGTCCGTCCTTGCTGGTAGTAGCGAGAAGAGCGATCCGCCGGCCTGGGGCAAGGTCGCCAGTCTGGGAGCCCTGATGAAGCAGGTCACGTTCGTCAACAGCCGACTGCGTCGCAACGTGACCGGCAGTCGTTTTGCGATGCAGGCGAACGATACGGCCCGCTATGCCGCCCTGTTGGCGGCGATCGCGCAGGCGACACAATACGACACGCACGAGGTCAAGGACGAAGCCCAATTGCCCCAATGGTACGACTACAGCATTGCCATGCGCGATTCGGCGGGTCGCATCAATGCCGCGGCAAAAGCGGGAGATCAAGATGCGGCCAAGGCCGCTTTGGGGGATCTGGACAAGAGCTGCAGCGGCTGCCACAAGACGTTTCGCGTCGAAGGCCAGTAG